From the Capnocytophaga sp. oral taxon 878 genome, the window CAAATGTGAATAAGCAGTTTTTACTTCTACCACACTGTTATTTTTTAATAAATCAAGTACCTCATCTACCTCGCCTATATTAAATCCTAACCGATTTAACCCTGTATTACATTTTAAGTGCACCAGGTATTTATTTAAATTATGATTTTTACCATACTCCAAAAACAAATCCGTAATACGTTTTGAGTATAAGGTGGGCTCCAAATTGTATTTTACAATATCATCAAAATGAATAGGTTGGGGGTGTAATACTAGTATAGGTAAGGTAATCCCTGCTTCTCGTAGAGCTATCCCTTCAGAGGTATAAGCTACGGCAAAGTAGTTAGCCAACTTCTTTTTCTGAATATGAGTAGCTATAGCTACAGAGTTGTTTCCGTATGATGAGGCCTTTACTACTGCTAAAAACCAAGTCGTAGGTTTCAGCCTACTTTTCAAATAATGTATATTTCTCTCTAAAGCGTTAAGGTCAATTTCTAATACTGTTTCTTCAGTTTTCATTTATTCTTTAATTTTTCCAACATTAATCTTGTTTGTTCCGATAAAACTAATCTACCCGAGATAGCAGCATTTTCTATCAGTTCTTCCTCCCAATGCCCAGTATGTTGCCAAGTAACACGTTTCATTTCCGATAAAGCTATAGGGTTTGATTTTAACAGTGTAGTTACAAAATGCTCTATGCCTTCATCCATATCTTTATTATTTTCAAATACACGCGCCACCAATCCCTTTTGCTGAGCCCAATAAGCACTTTTCCATTGGTCAGGAGCCATAAAAAGCTCATTCAAAGCGGCTTGTCCTGCTTTACGCAAAATTACAGGCGCTATTACAAACGGACCTATTCCCAGTGATAGTTCCGAAAGCTTAATACTCAGCGCTTCTGTAGCAAACACGTAATCCAATGCAGCCAATAAGCCTACGCCTCCTCCTACAGCCTTACCTTGTACTCTTCCAATAATAAGTTTCTTACAACGGCGCATTGCTAAAAAAAGATGAGCAAACCCTTCAAAAAAACGCTTACCTTCAGCCTCATTGCTCACTGCCAAAAGCTCATCAAATGAAGCCCCCGCACAAAAAGCCCTATCGCCCTCGCTTCTTAAAAGTATGATACTTACATCCTTATTTTCAGAAAGCATATCTATTTCTTTAGTAAGCCTTCTCAAAAGCTCTAAAGGAAATGAATTAGCATTCGGATGACCAAAGGTGGTGATTGCCAGTTGTTTATCTATCGTCGTGTACAACGATCCTTCTTGTCTATCAGTCATAATTACAACAAATTTATTGCAAAAGTATGATTTTTTTCGTAAATAGTTTGTCAATCTTAAAAAAATATTTTACCTTTGCAGCGCAAAAATGGGGATGTAGCTCAGTTGGCTAGAGCGTTTGGCTGGCAGCCAAAAGGTCGTGGGTTCGAGCCCCATCTTCTCCACAAAACAATATAACAAGAGCTAAAACAGAGTACATCTCTGTTTTAGCTCTTTTTTTTATAAGCCTTATAATCAAACCATATATCTATCATCTCCTCACTACAAATCACCAACTCAAATCCTCTCCAAATCTCATCCATTTACCACACCCCAACACTCTCTCCCCAACTTATCTTCAACTACCACCTGCCTCTACCTATAACTACTGCCGAATACCTCAATCCATAACTCTAAGCTGAACGAACGAATAACGAAGGATAAACGAACTATAAACGAAGGATAGTTAGCCAGCTGGTGCAGCTAAGTATGTCGCGAACGATAGTTCTAAGCTATTAATTCCAAGTTATGATCTAAGATAAGCCCTCCCTTTTCTCTGCCTACCACTAATTCCTATTTCCTAAACCCTATCCCCTAAATTGCTAATTACAAATTATTTTGTATTTTTGCTCCATCAAAAAACAAACGCTATGCCTCGTAATCCTCTTATCGATGTTCTCAAAGGATTTGCTATCATCTTGGTCGTCATAGGGCACGCCTCACAATGGTTCACTGCCGATGATCGCACCAACCCTTTATATGTAACCATCTATGCCTTTCACATGCCCCTCTTTATGTTCCTTTCAGGCTATGTGAACTTTAATACAAAAGGACAAATCAGCCTAAGCAAGCGCTTCCAAGTACTTGTAATCCCTTTCTTTATATGGTTTCTTATCTCTGCCGCCTATCACGGTTATATTCTCAATTCCGAAAAAGTATATCATTACCTCTCCCAGCTCATTTATGAACCCACAAAAGGGATGTGGTTCCTATGGCTATTATTTTGGCAATGCGTCATATTGTATATAGCCCTAAAAATCAAAAAAAATAATGAATTATGGGCAATGATAGGGCTCTGGAGTATTCTCGTTTTCACACACCGCATTACAGGCGCACAAGCTATCTTTTATGGGCTGCCCGAACTCTGTTGGTACCTAATCTATTTCTCCTTAGGGTACGCCTTTCATAAATACGAAGAAAAGGCAATCACTACACTACGTCCCTTTGCTTGGGCAAGCCTCATAGTCTTTCCCCTTTTGCTATTATTTCCTGTCGAAAAAACAAACTTTATACTC encodes:
- a CDS encoding acyltransferase family protein, which produces MPRNPLIDVLKGFAIILVVIGHASQWFTADDRTNPLYVTIYAFHMPLFMFLSGYVNFNTKGQISLSKRFQVLVIPFFIWFLISAAYHGYILNSEKVYHYLSQLIYEPTKGMWFLWLLFWQCVILYIALKIKKNNELWAMIGLWSILVFTHRITGAQAIFYGLPELCWYLIYFSLGYAFHKYEEKAITTLRPFAWASLIVFPLLLLFPVEKTNFILYTIRLYTLALTGIAASYVLWEKFCHYQTKTKQLLKYLGGISLEIYVTHYYCIFLVPYIKTILGDNLYLNALVFTLLAIALCDVIQRLVQQVKWLRRLLYGRF
- a CDS encoding enoyl-CoA hydratase/isomerase family protein, translating into MTDRQEGSLYTTIDKQLAITTFGHPNANSFPLELLRRLTKEIDMLSENKDVSIILLRSEGDRAFCAGASFDELLAVSNEAEGKRFFEGFAHLFLAMRRCKKLIIGRVQGKAVGGGVGLLAALDYVFATEALSIKLSELSLGIGPFVIAPVILRKAGQAALNELFMAPDQWKSAYWAQQKGLVARVFENNKDMDEGIEHFVTTLLKSNPIALSEMKRVTWQHTGHWEEELIENAAISGRLVLSEQTRLMLEKLKNK